A section of the Chryseobacterium ginsenosidimutans genome encodes:
- a CDS encoding ribosomal maturation YjgA family protein: MINLTFNLKYFILTITIFLIEVLIATKLKDIFFVRAYLGDVIVVLLIYTFIKSFVRIENNQKLIIGILIFSFLVEFAQYFNIAEKIGFREGSLMYIVIGNSFSWIDILCYAVGGLIISIFVKITESKKILN; this comes from the coding sequence ATGATAAACTTAACATTTAATCTGAAGTATTTCATTTTAACCATCACAATCTTCTTGATCGAAGTATTGATCGCAACAAAGCTAAAAGACATTTTTTTTGTCAGAGCTTACCTTGGAGACGTTATTGTAGTCTTATTGATATACACTTTTATAAAAAGTTTTGTCAGAATTGAAAATAATCAAAAATTGATTATAGGGATTCTTATTTTTTCTTTTTTGGTTGAATTTGCACAGTACTTTAATATTGCAGAAAAAATAGGCTTCCGAGAGGGAAGCCTGATGTATATTGTGATCGGAAATTCTTTTTCCTGGATCGATATTTTGTGTTACGCTGTCGGAGGTCTGATAATTTCTATTTTCGTTAAAATTACAGAATCAAAGAAAATTTTAAACTGA